A window of Athene noctua chromosome 27, bAthNoc1.hap1.1, whole genome shotgun sequence genomic DNA:
AGATATctgggggttttttcctacaTCTTAAAGGAGGGCATGGATTTCTTGCTCCTATttccagccctgggaggggcTGTAGGACAGAAATCAGATCCTTGCTCTCTGCATTTCGTTGTCCAAAGGAACAGAGAGGAGTAGCTGGGAATCAACGTTTGCAGAGGGATGGGAAAGGCCAGTGACCACCACCTGCCCCCATCGCAGGGGTTTTCCCAACCTCCCAAGCGTGCAGTGAAAAATCAAGGGAGAAAACGCAGAAagcatctccctccctccctcccacagcaCAAGGTTTTTTGAAGGCAGTTAATGGGTTTCAAAGCCAGGCAAGTTCAAGCAGCTTGGATTCTTCCTGTGACATAAAACGAGCCCCACTTCTTGCTGCCAAAATCCATGTGACAGCTCCCGCAGGCAGTTTGGGAGGGCAGGCACTGgccaggcaggcgggcaggggctgagggctgAGCCAAGGGCTGAGCTGCCAGCACAGAGCCCTGTCTGACCAGCATGGCTTCGGGGGGGTCTCTCACAGCCTCCAACATCCTCTACAACTTCAAAGAGCGGAGGAGGAACAGCATCAACAGGAATTTTGTGGGTGATTACCTGGGCATGGAGGAGCGGCCGGAGCTGCGCCAGTTCCTGGCCAAGCGGGAGCGGGTAGACTTCGCCGACTCCATCACTAAGTACGACCGGAGGTTCAAGGTACGTGGACACACCCAGGGCTTGGGACAGGCCAAGCTGTGGCTCGTGGGGGCTACCCTTGGGTGGGATGTGTGTGCAGGGCTTGTGCCCCCTGCAAacaccccctcaccccctgcTTCTGCCCTTTCCCAGCCCATCAAGCGGGACTTCATCCTCACCCCCAAGTACTTCTACCTGATCGGGCGGGAGAAGGTGAAGAAAGGTCCTGAGAAGGGGCAGATCAAGGAGGTGCTCAAGAAGAAGGTGGAGCTCCAGGCAGTGAACAGCATCTCGCTGAGGTGCGTCCTTTAGCACAGGCTCTGCTCAGGGGGGGTCCACACAGCCAGGCTTCACCCATtgccccccccagcctctccGTGCTCTGGTGCCCCCAGCCAGACCCCAGCCCTTCACCCGCAGAGGCCGTGGCCGTGGTGGGGAGCTCTGCAGATGGGGCTTTGGAGCACAGGGAGGTTTCCAGCTAAACCACCCTCCAAATTCACTCGGGGTGGACCCACGGGGCTCCCCAGCACCAACTGGCACCAGCCTTGCCCCCCACTGATGCCCCCGCACTGGGGTTGCTCCTCCAGCACCAGGCAGGATGATTTCTTCATCCTCCACGAGAACGATGCCGACAATTTCTTGGAGTCCATCTTCAAGACGGAGTTGATCAGCCTGCTGTGCAAACGCTACGAGGAGCTCACCCACAGCAAGCTGCGCCTCTCCTTCAAGGACACGTAAGGATGGAGGCCAGGAGAGGTGACAAAGCAGGACAGCGTCCTGTCCTTGTGGCCTTACGGTCTCTCTCTTGCCTAGACTACAGTTTCGGGTGAAGAAGGAGGGCTGGGGCGGTGGCGGCACCCGCAACGTCACCTTCGTCAGAGGACAGGGCGACGTGGCCGCCCTCAAAGCTGGAGGCAAAACCCTTACGGTCAGCATCGGGGATGGGCTCCCCAGGAATGCCAGTGAGTGCCAGGGAGCCTGGGGGTGATGGGGGCgtgaggggggggggacaggagcaCTGGGGTCTCAGGGCACAGCTGAACACCTGGGAACATTGGGGGGAGCCAGTGTGTGCCCCGGCCCTGCAGGGTTTGTGTTTCACCCAAGAGGGGCCTGGTTCTGCTCGGGTGATGGGGCAGCACGGGGTGTTTCAGGGAAAAGGGCAGTTGGGTACAAACTGCAGGGACAGCCCCCCCCAGCTGGCTCTGAGGACCATCACCTAACGGGGGGCTGGTGTCCCCCCAGAGCCCACGAGGAAGGGGGCAGCGCAGACCAGAGGTGGCAGCAGGTGTCCAGCACCCTCCCGAAacaccccaccagcacccagaggTGAGAAGGGCAGTGCCAAGGGTGGGGAGGTGCCAGGGATGGGGGACCCCAGCCTGGATCCAGCCAGCGCCGCACTCACCATGGGGGTGCAGGCTGAGCGTGGGCCCCTTGTAATGCACCATCCCAGGTCGGGGTCCTCCAGGCACCTGCAGGAACGGGGCACCCCAGTTCCCCCGCAGCGACAGCCGGGCGCAGCGGGACACCTACACAGCACCCCAGAAGCAGGCGCGGGGGCCACCAGCTGCGGCGCTTCCCCCCCGAAACGCCAGTCGCCAGCCGAAGGCACGGCCCCCGTCTGAGCACAACATGGATTTCCTCAACGTGCCTGACCAGGGGGTGGCTGGGTAGGTCCTGCACTGGCACCcatgtgccccccaccccaccccatcctcccctcccactgctgccagccccgggaGATGCTCTTTCCCCAATCTAGCAACAGCCCGTCTAGgtctgggctctgctggcaggACAGCACCTCCCAGGCTCTTGCACAGCCCAGTCCTCCCAGTCCCTGCACTGGGAAGACCCACCTgagctggaggcagggagcaTCCCGTTGGCGGGCAGAGCAGGACGGGAAGGGGGGTGCAGCGCGCCCTGCGCCCTCCCCGCTGTTGATCACGGTTTCTCCCGGCCCCTCAGCATGCAGCGCCGGCGGAGCCTGAGCCAGCGGCCACCCCCGGCCAGGCGTCCCAAGCCACAGCCCAAGGTGGCCGTGCCGCGCTGCCAGGCGCTCTACCAGTACATCGGCCAGGACGTGGATGAGCTCAGCTTCAACGTGGGGGACATCATCGACATCCTGCTGGAAGGTTCCACCAGactcctgccctgcccagcctctCCCTGCTGTGCCCTGTGACAGCACCACGCCTGACCCagcttctttttcccctttcccagatATCTCCGGCTGGTGGAAGGGCCGGCTGCACGGCAAGGAAGGGCTTTTCCCTGGGAACTACGTGCAGAAGATCTGAGCCGGGCGCAGTGGCCGCGTGGCCAGAGGCAAGGAGGGGATCGCCGTCTGCCCACCCCACCGAGGCCAAGGCTGTGCCAAAGGGGCCGGTGGTGGCTCCGTGGTGGTTCTCCACCGACGATGGCATTGAGTGAGCGCTTCCCCGCGAGCCCCCCTGGCCTGGGCCggctgctgggctgtgctggtgcCCACCACTGAAACCCACAGCTGCTTTTGGTGGCCTCCCTGCAGCAAGGACAGGCTCTCTGCTGCTTGTTCATACCCTGGGAGTGGAACTGCTCCAGTGATTCTGGGGTATAAATAGAATTCTTGTTAGTGATTATGTTAAATAATCAGACAGCCTCAAAGATTGAGCCCGGAGTTTGTATTTCACCCTGGTGCTGGCCCGTGGGTCCCGCTGGCCCCATGACAAGAGCCCTGTACCCACATGTCCCCACGCAAGGACATGGGTGGACACATCCCCGCCACCGCCCCGTTCCCCCAGTGTTGAACCCTCCAGAATATGGCAAATCCAGAAACCACCTCCCCCAGGAACCCGGCTCAGGCACCTCCACAACCCAGCGTGACTCGGGACCGCTCGGCACGGCCGGccgggagctgccggggcagcAGCGAGGCAGAGCAGGGAACCGGGACACCATCGCCGTCCCCTGATTTCTCAGAGGAAAAGCTGCGAGGACGGCGTGGCCAAAGCCCACCGAGCTGTTGTAGCTTTTGCTGATGGTGCTcagaggggctgctggagcccccccggtttgcagggcggggggggatgTCTCATCCGCAGGGGGCCAGGGTCGATGGGGTGGAAACTGTTGAGGGATTTGGGGGACCCTCTTTGCCCTGAGCCCccaggacaggcagggctgggggggtggtggtgctgggggtgggggggtctgaGCCTGCCCCAGGGTTGTTCCTGGAGGtttgcagcagggagagggacgAACAGTGCTGACATGTCGGGGctcatccctgcctgccccccgctccccccgccgggcccTGCGCTGGGCGGCCGGAGGAAGTGAcgacagcctgctcctgcacgGCCCTGCCTCAGCCTCGCGTCccagccctcctcttcctcccttccacAGCCCCCACCGGGGCTGGCCCCCCCGCAGGCAGAATCCCTGCCCCAGAGCCGGGAGGGGGGATAGAGGGGCTCAGGGCACCCCATTTCCTCCAGGGTGGGgatggcacagggcaggaggctgctgggaTGTGAAGTCCTCCACGGCCTCACGCAGCAAATGGTGGTTGGGCCTCCCCATTACGGGTTTTTACAACCCCTGTGGTCCTTTGGGTGTGTTTTTCCTGTAAATCACAGGTTTTTATGAGTCCTtgccctgcagagctgggggggggggggggggggggaagcatgcAGagcctctgttttcattttaatgaaaaaaaatggctttggaAACTCCAGGAATTTAGAAAACTTCCTGTGCCTTCAAGACATTtcttggggctgggggggggggagggcagcaCCCCAGCAGTGAGTGCCATGCCAACGGGGTGCCCCCTCTAGCCCCGCTGGCAAGTGAGAGTTGGGGCAGCTCAGGCATTCCCTGAGGTGCTCTGAACAGCTCCGGGGGCTCGGAGGGGCTTGGGGGTCTCTGAGGGGCTGCAGCGGCCCTGAGGGTCCTGGGAGGCTCCGAGGGGCTTGGGTTGCTCTTAGGGGTCATGTGTGACCTGAGGGACTCGGGATGTTCCCAAGAGTCCAGGGTGCTCCGAGGAACTTGGGGTGCTCATAGCACCCTAGGGTGCTCCAGCATGCTCTGAGGGGTTTGGGAAGCTCCAAGAGGCTTGGGGTGCCCTGGGATGCTCTAAGGGGTCCAGGGCTTCCCAAGGAGCTCAGGGTGCTCTGAGGATTCTGGGATGCTCTGAAGACCCCCCGGGATGTTCCAAAGGCCTCGGGATGCTCCAAGACCCCCGGGATGTTCCAAAGGCCCCGGGATGCTCCAAAGGCCCCGGGATGCTCCAAGACCCCCGGGATGTTCCAAAGGCCCCGGGATGCTCCAAAGGCCCCGGGATGTTCCAAAGGCCCCGGGATGTTCCAAAGGCCCCGGGATGTTCCAAAGGCCCCGGGATGCTCCAAGCCCCCCGGGATGCTCCAAAGGCCCCCGGGATGTTCCAAAGCCCCCCGGGATGCTCCGAGGCCCCGGGGTGCTTCAAGCCGCCCGCAGGCGTTGTGGTGGGGAGcagttcggggggggggggggcgggagcgcTCCGAAAACACCCGGTAAaaacccccggggggcaccggggcgggGCCGAACCGGGCCGCTCCCCCCTCGGCCCCCGGCCCCCCTTCCGCACcgctccttcctcccccccccccccccctcctcctcctcctcctccccccccccccccccccccccgctctcgCGACAGCTCCGCGCAGAAAAtggccccgcggccgcgccgccgctgaTGCGCGCTCCgggcggcgccggccccgccgcagccccggtacgtgcggggccgggggggcagcgggggggcagccccgggcagcgggggggtagagcggggccggcggggcaccggcaccgggggggcaccgggagcgACGAGGTAGCGGAGgtaccggggtggggggggttggggggggtgacGACGACACATCGGGGTGCCGGGGGCTTTGCCGGGACGGGCAGCGGGGGCAAACCCgccctgcccgtggcggggggcACCAGCCGTGGGGTTGCTGCCCACCGGGGGCCTCAGGTTATGGGGGGCACTGCCCATGGGGCGAGTAGCCACGGGGGGTGCTAGCCATGGCTGTGTTAATACCCACAGGGGCCAGGAGCCGTGGGGGTGTTACTCGTGGGGGGCTGCTAGCCACAGAAACCGCTAGCCATGGGGGTGCTGCCTATGGGGTGCTGCTAGCTGTAGGGTTTACCAACTGTGGGGCTAGTAGCACAGTGACAGCTCGCCACGGGGGCCGTTAGCCTTTGGTCCTTGCAGGCCCGTGGGAGCACCGGGACCCGCTTGGCCACCCGGAGCATCCCGGGGCTGCGCCCGCCGGGGTCTCCCCAGGGTCTCTCCATCTTCCCACACACGTGGGAGCCGCTTTGTTGCTGTCAGGGACTGGGGATGCGGCTGCTGCTGGAGCGAGGGGGCTCCTGTGCCTTGGCCAGGGTGTGAACTTGACCATGGCCAGGGCTGCCTGCAAGGGCTTTGTCCAGGCCCAGGGAGGAAGGTCCGTCCTCCCCAGATGGCTCCTGAAAGgcaagagggattttttttttccagctgaagagcTGATGTAGCCCGGCGGATCAGCCGGCCAGGGGCAGGCAGGTAAAGGTGGGCACCGGGGTGCTGCGGGGACGTGGGGAAATGGCAGCACGTCCCTTCCCCGTTTCCACATGCCACCTGGGTCACAGCTGCCTTGGAGCAGGGACCCCCGGGCATATCTCTGCAGGCAACGCCGAAAGATGTTTCCCAAGGAACTGCTGAAGGGCCTCGGCCGAGCTGCCCCCGTGCCTGCTGTGGGACGTGGCCCCTTGGCTACCCGCGAGGCTCAGTGCTTGCCCCCTTGGGTGCCCACGCTGCCACTGGCAGCAGCTGCGGTGGGGCTCGGGGTGGGCTCCGCCGGGGGGACTCCGGGCAGATTTTCTGACTTGGAAAGCAGGGATCCAGCCCTCGGAGTGAGGTGGAGGGGTCAAACATGGAGGCAGCAGCTTTGCTCCAGCCCACATTGGGATTAGGGCACCCAAATTGGGGTGCAAAGCCCTTGGCTGTGAGACAGGGGCTGCTGGGCAGCAGAGATGCCCGGAGCATCTTCCCCCACtcgccccacatcccccccaacTCTTGCAGAGCTCCCTGTGATGGCTGAGGGCAACAGGAGAATTTATGACAGACATTTTAATTTACAACGTGCATTTGAACCCCGTGACCGGTGGCCGGAGCGTgtgccggggcgggcagggggctcGCTGGGCTGGCAGGAACCGCTGTCATAGCTTGTGCTTCCTCCCTCCGCCTCGGCGCTCACCGGCTCAGCGATCACATGAGCCCCTTGTTCAGAGCCTTTGTCTCTCATCTCCTACGCCGAGGAGCTGCGTTTTGGGAAGCTTCTGCAACCTCTGCCCATAGACCACACAGAGATGCTCAAATAGGATTATTTGTCCCATTTACCCTCCTGGGGTGGGTTTGGAAAAGTCTTCTGTGCTTGGCGACATGTATAAACCCCCTGGTTCGTTTGGGGGGGATGAGCTGTATTAATTATCAACTGAATCAGCATCCAAGGCTGCTCTGGGTGACCAGTAGCTGCAAACCCTCCTGCTCACCCTCGTTGCTGTCAGCTCCCCAAAAGAATTTTTCTGGGGTCCTTGTTCACCGCAGGGGCCCGAGCACGGGAGTTTGGTGCCGGCGGGTTCTCAGTGAGACTGAACCTGCAGAAAAACCTTGCAAGAAGCAACACCAGATTTTCAGTGGCTCTGGGATTTGGGGTTCCAGGGCAGGGTTTGCACTGGCACAGGGGGCGTCACATCTCCTGTGGCCGCTGGGAGTGGGGACAGTGGCAGGTCAGTGGCGCCTGGGCCGGAGCATCGCGCTCAGGGTTGCAGAACGGAGGGTCCTGGGGAATGGAGGAAAGTGTTGGGCGCCATCCCACGGGAGGTGACAAATGACAGCAAAATGATAGAGGTGCCACCAGCTCCCTGAAAACCAGGGCCTGGGCCGAGCAGACCGCGATGGTGCCGTGCTGCTGCCGTGTCCAAAAACACACCCGCGTTGGTCGGCTTCGCTCCGGCGGGACGCTGCCGGGGGGGAGCTGAGGGCTGGCTGCAGTGAGCTCTGCCTGCATCCGTCCCGCCTGCCCTCTCCGGACCTGCCCGTTAGCATCTGCTCCAGAGGCATTTCCCCagcttttccagtgaaaaaaaatcagcttaaaagCTGTCACTGGGGTGTTTCCTGCAACTGGGAAATGGAGAGTGGCATCAGCCAGCGCAtctgtgagggagaggagggaggtgtCATCATGAGCTGTAACATCCGAATGTGCAGCTGGGTTTGACCCTGGAGCACGGGGAGATCCCTGCCCTGGGAGCTGACAAACCTACCACAATGTTGCTGAGgaataattttctgatttcttgaaaaaaattgcCTGTGCTCCAGCTGAGCTCTTGGTGCAGAGGATACTCCTTACGTCGGAGACCATCGGTCCCCAGGGGACTGTCCACGGGCCCTGGGGACAGGCGGTGACATGGAGGGTGGATGCAGAGTTGGTGTTTCCAGCCGGGAAGTGGGGACCTGGGAGAGGTTCACTACAGACTCAAGGACTCGTGCTACCAGCAAATGCTCCGGCAGCACCGAAGCTCTGCTGCTTCAGGGACGGCCACCGAAACGTGGCAGTGCCACACGGACGATGCACAAGGGGCTGAGCAGGAAGACATAGCCCAGCCTCGACCCTTCTAACACTTTCTTCCTCAACAGAAAATTAGTGAGACCTTTGTTCCCATCAAAAACTGCATTCCCCCCTCCTGATAAAACAAAGCTGCTGTGAACTTTCTGCGTGGCGTTTGCCTCCCCCAGGCTGTGCCGCTTTGTGCAGACCCCAGCAAACCAACCCCTCCAGCCAGGGCTGAATTCCCCCTCCCAGGctccaccagcccctggccctgCCCCAGACCCCTGCTCCGGGGCTGACCCACCCTCCAGCCAGTCCCAGCTACAGGGCACTGGCAGAAgctgagaaaacaacaaaaaacccccaatgcAACCCCCAAACCAAGCTACAAGCCTGGGGGCAGCCGGAGAAATAATCCGGCCTGGATTTGCCCCCTCCTCTGATTTATTGCCTGATGGGCTGCGATCCCAGCGCCACCGGTTGCTGCAGTAGCAGCTGCTGAGCTAAAGCCGGGCTCAGAGCTAAAGCCGGGCTCAGTGCGACCGTCTGGGAGCCGGGCTGGGACAGAAAACCTGGGAAAATGCCTCTTGAACAGAAACTAACGGGCAGGTCTGGCAAGGCCAGGAGGGGTGGGGTGGATGCGGGTGGACCTTGTTGTACCCAGCTGGGCCCATCCCAGGGGAGATTCCGCAGGGACGTTTGCTCTGGGCGTCACGGAGCTCTTGGGCAAACACTGACCCTCTAACCAGCTGCAGATGTGCATATTGCAGCCACTCCACAGCCCTCTCACTCATTATTTTTACTATTGTTATTATCCTTATTTTATTCTTAACTTGGACGTTAAGACACTACTGAGAAATCTCCTGAAATGAGGGACTTTCCAGATGCTTTTTGCTCGGAGTTGGTGTTTGGCTTTTGCACGTCGCAGCCTCGTGCCGAGGCTCTCTGACGCCAAGCTGATTTAATTTTGGGGACCATCTGATGCAGCGTAGGTGAAGGAACTGTCCCCACGCGCCCATCGGCATCGGGCCCTGCTGCCGATGCTCCCGGTCATGCAACGGgacctgctgcttctcctggctGGAAAATCCTTTGAAACTGCGggtgggggcaggcagggggaagCATCTAGAGAGACCCCGGCCCCAGCCAGGAGTGAGagaggctggagcagctcctgcagccgctGCTTCCCGGCGCCTTGGCGAGGAGGGGTCCTGTGGGTTTGTGGTGGGGATTTTTGCCCGTAGATGCTGTCGGCTGGACCTTGCCACAAAGCAGGAGTCTGGCGATGTGTGGGGCAGGCTGTGTGGGATGGAagctggggggggcgggaatGTTTCGGAGGCTTTGTGGGCCACCCCTGGGGTGGGAGAAGTGGGAAGGGAAGGTTCTGGCttcaaaaaaacctgcctgctgctccccatgGGGGGCCACGCACAAAACCCCCGGGGTGAAGTGCTGCCTTTGCAGCgtgtcccccccacacacaggGATGCTGCAAAGCCCCTGTCAAGGTGGGATCTCCTGCCTGCTTGGCCCTGAAGGTCCCCGGGTGGGAGGGTGAGTCCCACTGCCACAGGGcaccgaggaggaggaggaggaggcagttgCCATCGCTCCGTGCCGGGGTTTAACGTCTCGCCCTTGCGCTCGATGTAGCATCGCCAGGAGAAGACGCCGTCGGCGGTGCAGACCTCGCCCCGTGCCCACCACTGGCCAGGCCATGAAGACAGAGAAGGACGAGGCTGTGCCCACCTTCTCCCTGGGGGGTAAATACACCGGAGAGGGGGCAGGTGAGTCCCTTGTGCCACGGGGGGGGCTTGGTGAGAGGAGTCGGGGCAGGACGAGCCTTTGCTCCTGTTGCTGTGAGGGCCTTTGGCCAAATCCCACCCCAGAGGGGGGGCTGGGAGCACCCTGAGGGTGGGCACGGGTGGGCACGTGGCATCACCCAGCGTGTTCAAGACACCAGCAGGCTTTGCCTTCATACCAGCAGCTTTTTCTAGAGCAGAGACCTCGTTTCTAACCACCCTGGAGGGCTCCTGCCTCTCCAGCCCCTTCCAAGCCAGACCCCCCCATTCACCTGCACCCCTGTTTGTAAAGGGTAGGGAGGAGGGCAGAGAGGGAGGGGGTTTAGGCAGGGCCCGAGGCTTAGGGGCAAGCTGGTGCCCGCTGCCTAACAGCCTCTCCCCGGCAGGTTGCAGCGAAGCAGCTCTGCCCGGCGGCCCGATGCTGGTGCCAGGGAGCGGAGGGACCTCAGCCCAGGACCTGCGGCCGCTGAAGCGCAGACCTGTCCCAGGTGAGCCGGGCCTCAGCCCTGTCCCGGGGAGGTGACAGCAACGGCTGGGGTGGCAATGAGGCCAACAAATGTGTCTCCTTCCAGGGAAGCACTACCAGTGCTCAAGTTACGGCTGCAAACTGGCCTTCCCCAGCATGCAGGAGCTGATGGACCACCTGAAGGTCCACTACAGACCCACGCAGTCCCTCGAGGGTAAGGCTGGGACACCCTGTGTCCCTCTAGGGTGCCCTTTTTTGCCTGGGAGGTGGCAAAGCGTGGCTGGAAGCTGAGGCagcggtggtggtggtgcctgTGCCTCCGGGAGATGCTGACAGCCACGGATGGGAGTGGGGAGAGTGTGGGAGGTGCTGGAGACCCCctgatggggctgcccccagccctgggggagtGCAGCGCAGCTGGGCTGTTGCTGAATCTCTGCCCTGTTTCTTTGCTCAGGCAAAACCTTCCAGTGCCCCACGCTGGGCTGCACAGAGACCTTCCCCAGCATGCAGGACCTCATGGCCCACATGAAGGTGCACTACAAGCCCAACCGCTACTTCAAGTGAGTCCCGCCGGTCCCTGTCGCCATCCCGTGCCACCCTGCCATCTCCCTGCAGCCACCTCCCACTATCTGGGggcacccagcagctcccaaacaGCCCCGAGCACAGGGGCTCCCACCTTTACAAACCCTTTCCCCCCCCAACCCATCTCAGCGGCAGACCCCAGGGTCGGGGCGGGTGGGTGATGCAGGGGGAGCACCGCTGCTGATGCTgcctccccggccccgcaggTGTGAGAACTGCATGCTGCGCTTCCGGACACACCGCTCGCTCTTCAAGCACCTGCACGTCTGCTCCGACAGCGCCAGcacccccgcgccgccccccaaAGCTGACAAGCCCGTCCTGCCTGCTACCTCTGCCCTGGAGAAGGAGCCCCCGGCCAAGCCGCCCGAGGGGCTTCCCAAACTCCCGAGCGTTATCCGGCCCCTGGAGAAAGAAGCCATCCTGCCCGGCGCGGACTCTGCCCCGGcggcccccgccgcgctccccacCAGCCTTCCCGAGCTGCCCGGCTCGCTGGAGGCCCTGCCTCTGGTCTCACCggccccccaccccttcccgctgctggagcccagccttTTCGGGCCGTCGTCCTTGACTCAGTTCTCGGGGCCACCCCCCACCTCGGTGCCGGGGCCGTTCCTGTCCTACGTGCACCCTTCGCCCTACAGTTTGCCGCAGCCCCCGGCGCAGCATCGCCTCCGGCCCTACGTGCCGGGCCACGGCCCCCCCATCTCCAACGCCGTCTGGAAGAAAAGCCAAGGTGAGCGTGCGGGGCCGTTCGGGCAAACCTTCTTCTGCTCCCGCCTTgaccagcagctcccagaggagGACCCGCCGTCGGCCAGCCGAGGATCCCCCTCCTCCCGGCCCTGCGCagggccgccccggcccccccaccccggccccatCCCATCTCTGCCCCCCCCCTCATCCCACCCGCAGGGATGCTCAATTGGAGAAAGTACcagcaaccaccaaaaaaacaagcCTCCAAATtttcccagccctgctgctccccggcgTGCTGGGGGTGCGAGGCGGGGGGCCAGGCCAGGCCTGCCCTCCCACGTGTGCCCCCCCAGGGAGGGGAAGACCTAATGCTTGTCTTGCCCCTCGATTCCCTCCGCAGGTGTGAGTGTCAGCCCACTCCTCCCATGCTTTGGCTCAGGAGTGACTCCAGGTTAGTTTGGCACCTACTGGTTGGGGGCTGCTTTCTGTCACtgggggggtggagggtgggggggggggtaccgCAGGGGATGGGAGAGGCCCCACGGGGCGCCGCGGTGCTCCCcggagagcagagggggagggCGGGCTCCCTCGTTTTTGGGAGCCACGAGGAGAGGGGATGCCACCCAGGTAGGCTCCGAGACAGGGGGGCGTCGCCACCTGCACGCCCCCAGGAACTGCCCAGCCTGGTTCCTCCAGCGCCCgagggcagaagcagcaggagaaggagctgcagcagctgcttgaGCTGGAGTCCCCCCAGTTGCCCCAGCCCCGAGGCTGGGATGGAAACCGCTGCCCTTTGCTCCGTGGGGTGCGGAGGGGCAACAGGCAAAGGGAGGTGGGGGCTGGGGAGCACAGCCTCGCTCCCTGCTCCCGGATTTGGGGTTCCTCCCCTTGGGACGGGGACCTCTGTGCATGTGGCGCTCGGAGCGGGGAGGCTCCTGCCCCCCGTAGCACCAGCCGAGCCCCACGGCACCCACCCAGCACGATGCAGCCGGCACCCGGGGCCGCCTGCCCTGCACCCTGCGCTGCCGCTTCGCACGGCTCCCACCGGCGGGGGGGGACGCCTGGGCacagccaaccccccccccccaattccatGGGCCGTGGGAGGAGGGGGGCCAGCGGGCGAGCGCTGTGCTTCCCTCCTCGCCCGTCCTTGCAGGGCACTCCTCCAACAGCCGCATCGTGTGGGAGCACACGCGGGGCCGCTACACCTGCATGCAGTGCCCCTACTCCACCGCCTCGCGGGAGGAGATGACCCTGCACATCGAGGACCACCGCAAGAATCCCCCACCGCCCGGGCGCCTGGACGCAGAGATGGGtacggcccggggcgggggggctgcgggagggaccCCCAACTGCTGGGATACTTGTGGAGAGCGGCCTCGACTGGCCCCACATAGACGCATACCCCACTGTCCCGGAGGGGGGTGACCAGCCGCTGGGGTGGGCACTGGGCTCCAGGTCCTGGCTCCCCAGCCTGCAGCGATGCCTCGGGGGGGTCCATGTGCCCTCCCCatacccccccccacacacacaccaggtGCCAGCCTCCCACAGGAATCAGGGTGCGAGGGGCTCAGCTGCAGTG
This region includes:
- the ZNF414 gene encoding zinc finger protein 414 isoform X1, which encodes MKTEKDEAVPTFSLGGKYTGEGAGCSEAALPGGPMLVPGSGGTSAQDLRPLKRRPVPGKHYQCSSYGCKLAFPSMQELMDHLKVHYRPTQSLEGKTFQCPTLGCTETFPSMQDLMAHMKVHYKPNRYFKCENCMLRFRTHRSLFKHLHVCSDSASTPAPPPKADKPVLPATSALEKEPPAKPPEGLPKLPSVIRPLEKEAILPGADSAPAAPAALPTSLPELPGSLEALPLVSPAPHPFPLLEPSLFGPSSLTQFSGPPPTSVPGPFLSYVHPSPYSLPQPPAQHRLRPYVPGHGPPISNAVWKKSQGVSVSPLLPCFGSGVTPGHSSNSRIVWEHTRGRYTCMQCPYSTASREEMTLHIEDHRKNPPPPGRLDAEMDFGVGLTSFHTKLTPEMENSLYSQL
- the ZNF414 gene encoding zinc finger protein 414 isoform X2 yields the protein MKTEKDEAVPTFSLGGKYTGEGAGCSEAALPGGPMLVPGSGGTSAQDLRPLKRRPVPGKHYQCSSYGCKLAFPSMQELMDHLKVHYRPTQSLEGKTFQCPTLGCTETFPSMQDLMAHMKVHYKPNRYFKCENCMLRFRTHRSLFKHLHVCSDSASTPAPPPKADKPVLPATSALEKEPPAKPPEGLPKLPSVIRPLEKEAILPGADSAPAAPAALPTSLPELPGSLEALPLVSPAPHPFPLLEPSLFGPSSLTQFSGPPPTSVPGPFLSYVHPSPYSLPQPPAQHRLRPYVPGHGPPISNAVWKKSQGHSSNSRIVWEHTRGRYTCMQCPYSTASREEMTLHIEDHRKNPPPPGRLDAEMDFGVGLTSFHTKLTPEMENSLYSQL